The Shinella zoogloeoides genome includes a region encoding these proteins:
- the paoC gene encoding aldehyde oxidoreductase molybdenum-binding subunit PaoC: MQFDKPATTNPIDRLTVVGRPIRRIDGELKTSGRAKYAYEWHDPDIRYAYGYPVGSSIAKGRIKSMDTTAAKKAPGVIAVVTAPEIGELKKGEHNIARLFGGNEVQHYHQAVAVVVADTFEQARAAAVLVKVEYDEGNGVYDLAQAKGSAVKPDDSQQPDTAVGDFDAAFKAAAARLDETYMTPDQSQAMMEPHSSIAAWDGDEVSVWTSSQMIDWWRTDLATTLDIDKEKIHLMSPFIGGGFGAKLFLRADAVLAALGARAAGRPVKVALPRPFVANNTTHRPATIQRIRIGAERDGKITAIGHESWSGNLPGGPLEIAVNQTRLLYAGASRMTAMRLATLDLPEGNSMRAPGEAPGLMALEIAMDEMAEKLDMDPVEFRILNDTQVDPENPERPFSHRDLIGCLKLGAERFGWKGRGTPGARRDGNWLIGQGMAAAFRDNLLVPSGARVRLDKDGVVTVETDMTDIGTGSYTIIAQTAAEMLGLPFEKVAVHLGDSRFPVSSGSGGQFGGTCSTSGVYAACVKLREAVAKKLGLNTQDVSFENGEVRSGSRSVPLSEAAGPDGITVEDKIEWGKLSETHQQSTFGAHFVEVGVDRATGETRIRRMLAVCAAGRILNPITARSQVIGAMTMGAGAALSEELVVDTRRGFFVNHDLAGYEVPVHADIPHQEVIFMDETDPMSSPMKAKGVGELGFCGVAAAIANAIYDATGVRVRDYPVTLDKLIGGLPDVA; this comes from the coding sequence ATGCAGTTCGACAAACCAGCAACCACCAACCCGATAGACCGGCTCACGGTCGTGGGCCGGCCCATCCGCCGCATCGACGGCGAACTTAAGACCAGCGGCCGGGCGAAGTATGCCTATGAGTGGCATGATCCCGACATTCGCTATGCCTATGGCTATCCGGTTGGTTCCTCCATTGCCAAGGGCCGGATTAAATCGATGGATACGACTGCCGCAAAAAAGGCACCTGGCGTTATCGCCGTGGTCACCGCACCGGAGATCGGCGAGCTCAAGAAGGGAGAGCACAATATCGCCAGACTGTTTGGCGGGAATGAGGTCCAGCACTATCATCAGGCAGTCGCTGTCGTTGTGGCGGACACCTTCGAGCAGGCGCGTGCGGCGGCCGTGCTGGTAAAGGTGGAATATGACGAAGGAAACGGCGTCTACGATCTCGCACAAGCGAAGGGATCGGCCGTCAAGCCTGACGACTCGCAGCAGCCGGATACGGCCGTCGGCGATTTCGATGCTGCCTTTAAGGCGGCTGCGGCACGCCTTGACGAAACCTATATGACTCCAGACCAGTCTCAAGCGATGATGGAGCCGCATTCGTCCATTGCAGCGTGGGACGGTGATGAGGTGAGCGTGTGGACATCCAGCCAGATGATCGACTGGTGGCGCACCGATCTTGCGACGACGCTCGATATCGACAAGGAAAAAATCCACCTGATGTCGCCGTTCATCGGCGGCGGTTTCGGCGCCAAACTGTTTCTGCGGGCGGACGCCGTTCTGGCTGCTCTCGGTGCGCGCGCAGCCGGACGCCCTGTCAAAGTGGCTCTGCCGCGGCCTTTCGTCGCCAACAACACCACCCATCGGCCGGCAACGATCCAGCGCATTCGCATCGGGGCTGAGCGCGACGGAAAAATTACCGCCATTGGGCATGAAAGCTGGTCGGGAAACTTGCCGGGCGGGCCGCTTGAGATTGCTGTCAACCAGACGCGCCTGCTTTATGCCGGCGCAAGCCGCATGACGGCGATGCGGCTGGCGACGCTCGATCTCCCCGAAGGCAATTCGATGCGCGCGCCGGGGGAAGCGCCCGGCTTGATGGCGCTCGAAATCGCCATGGACGAAATGGCGGAAAAACTTGACATGGATCCGGTTGAGTTCCGCATTCTCAACGACACCCAGGTCGATCCCGAAAATCCGGAGCGCCCGTTCTCGCATCGCGATCTTATCGGCTGCCTCAAGCTCGGCGCTGAGCGGTTCGGCTGGAAGGGGCGCGGCACGCCGGGCGCGCGGCGCGACGGCAATTGGCTGATCGGGCAGGGGATGGCTGCCGCCTTCCGCGACAATCTGCTGGTTCCGTCCGGCGCGCGGGTGCGGCTCGACAAGGACGGGGTCGTCACCGTCGAAACGGACATGACCGACATCGGCACGGGCAGCTACACGATTATCGCCCAGACCGCCGCTGAAATGCTGGGCCTTCCCTTCGAAAAGGTGGCCGTTCATCTCGGCGATTCCCGCTTCCCCGTCTCCTCCGGCTCCGGCGGCCAGTTCGGCGGCACCTGTTCGACATCGGGCGTCTATGCCGCCTGCGTCAAATTACGCGAGGCGGTGGCGAAGAAGCTCGGCCTCAACACGCAGGACGTCAGCTTCGAAAATGGCGAAGTGCGCTCCGGCAGCCGCTCGGTTCCACTGTCGGAGGCAGCCGGTCCCGACGGGATCACGGTCGAGGACAAGATCGAATGGGGCAAGCTCTCCGAAACGCACCAGCAATCGACGTTCGGCGCGCATTTTGTCGAGGTCGGCGTCGACAGGGCGACGGGAGAGACCCGCATCCGCCGAATGCTGGCGGTGTGTGCGGCCGGCCGGATTCTCAATCCGATCACCGCCCGCAGCCAGGTGATCGGCGCGATGACGATGGGAGCGGGCGCCGCGCTGTCGGAAGAACTGGTTGTCGATACCCGCCGCGGCTTTTTCGTCAACCATGATCTGGCCGGCTACGAAGTCCCGGTCCATGCCGATATTCCGCATCAGGAGGTGATCTTCATGGACGAGACGGATCCGATGTCGTCGCCGATGAAGGCGAAGGGGGTCGGCGAACTCGGTTTTTGCGGCGTGGCCGCTGCGATCGCCAACGCCATTTACGACGCGACCGGCGTTCGCGTGCGCGACTATCCCGTGACGCTGGACAAGTTGATCGGCGGCCTACCGGACGTCGCGTAG
- a CDS encoding sigma-54 dependent transcriptional regulator encodes MNRGHILLVDDDRDLLKAATDWLTVSGFSVEAFHRPEEAFTALLRAEPHVVVTDVRMPGIDGMTLLNSIVCQKPDVPVVLITAHGDVGLAVQAIKQGAEDFLEKPYDAERLLTVLDKAVEKRRMKQEIVRLQNLVGGEEKDAIVGDSPAIQNLRSRVATLADVDIDVLVIGETGTGKELVARALHRLSRRSAGPFVAINCGALPEAIFESEVFGHVKGAFTGAIADREGKFEHAAGGTIFLDEIESMPLGLQAKILRVLQERVVERLGENRLRPVDVRIVAAAKSDLAPEIAAARFREDLFYRLATVDIRIPPLRQRRDDIGLLFGHFATLAAHRYGRPIRAAPAGQIEQLRQQEWRGNVRELKAQAERFALGLDDTIMQAGTAAPEATDLALPDRLAAYEAHLIREALDRSDGSAARAAAVLGIPLRTLNEKMSRRGLQSYRRRQTENNEQ; translated from the coding sequence ATGAACCGCGGCCACATCCTGCTGGTCGACGACGACCGCGACCTGCTGAAGGCCGCAACGGACTGGCTCACCGTCAGCGGTTTTTCCGTCGAAGCATTCCATCGGCCGGAGGAGGCCTTTACGGCGCTGCTACGCGCAGAGCCGCATGTCGTCGTCACGGACGTGCGCATGCCGGGTATCGACGGCATGACGCTGCTCAATTCCATCGTTTGCCAGAAACCGGACGTGCCTGTCGTGCTTATCACGGCGCATGGCGATGTCGGACTTGCCGTCCAGGCGATCAAACAAGGCGCGGAGGATTTTCTGGAAAAGCCTTACGATGCCGAACGCTTGCTTACGGTGCTAGACAAGGCCGTTGAGAAGCGGCGCATGAAACAGGAGATCGTGCGCCTCCAGAATCTTGTCGGTGGCGAGGAAAAGGACGCCATCGTCGGCGACAGTCCAGCGATCCAGAATCTGCGCAGCCGTGTCGCGACACTCGCCGATGTCGATATCGACGTTCTCGTCATCGGCGAAACGGGCACAGGCAAGGAGCTTGTCGCACGCGCGCTCCATCGGCTCAGCCGGCGCTCCGCCGGTCCCTTCGTCGCCATCAACTGCGGGGCGCTGCCGGAAGCCATCTTCGAAAGCGAGGTGTTCGGCCATGTGAAAGGCGCCTTCACCGGCGCGATTGCCGATCGCGAGGGCAAGTTCGAGCATGCCGCCGGCGGCACGATCTTTCTCGACGAGATCGAATCCATGCCGCTCGGCCTGCAGGCGAAAATCCTGCGCGTGCTGCAGGAACGGGTCGTCGAGCGGCTCGGCGAGAACCGGCTGCGGCCCGTCGACGTGCGCATCGTCGCCGCCGCCAAGAGCGATCTTGCCCCCGAGATTGCTGCCGCGCGCTTCCGTGAAGACCTCTTCTATCGTCTCGCCACCGTGGATATCCGCATTCCGCCGTTACGCCAGCGGCGCGACGACATTGGCCTCCTGTTCGGCCATTTCGCCACCCTTGCGGCGCACAGATATGGCCGGCCCATTCGGGCGGCTCCCGCCGGCCAGATCGAGCAACTCCGGCAGCAGGAATGGCGAGGCAATGTGCGTGAACTCAAGGCACAGGCAGAACGCTTTGCGCTGGGCCTCGACGATACCATCATGCAGGCCGGCACGGCCGCACCCGAAGCAACGGACCTTGCCCTGCCGGATCGGTTGGCCGCATATGAGGCCCATCTCATCCGCGAAGCACTTGATCGCAGCGATGGAAGCGCCGCGCGCGCAGCTGCGGTCCTCGGCATTCCGCTTCGCACACTCAACGAAAAGATGAGCCGGCGCGGTCTCCAGAGCTATCGAAGGAGGCAGACGGAAAACAACGAGCAGTAG
- a CDS encoding sensor histidine kinase has product MTRTIGRMTFAMLVATCIAPFVAYHLASGVAIGALEGQLQRSLVLTNRAIETEIERFRYLPMVIGEDARIRAIAGPERGETTLAAANAYLETIVRQAGPADLYVLDARGVTLAASNHATPESFVGQDYSFRPYFRNAMRKGEGRYYAIGVTTGKPGYFLASRIDIAGKPPIVVVVKADLSPLELTWEAAGVQTAIADRWGIVFLSGNPDWKYRPLAPLGTEASVRLAAERTYEGADLAARRPILPEGVGLPSGALEDPALHLEEGGAPLLARFSTVEPDGWRVLAASGTGDTAKLAGFWALAALITGLLATGTLYFLHQHAQIIRMRLRQGELLERMVAERTRDLACEIDMRRRTEDELRHAQEGLIHSEKMAALGRMSAAIVHEVSQPLAALDATLATAGVLAGKQEAGAAGERIVDARSLVRRMQRTVKHLKTFARKDASELEDVSIDSVIGNVVDLAVPRTKSLGITPVIEAQAPSPIVIAVALKLEQAMLNLLLNALDAVEGRPDPAITIRRTQDSDRVEVAIIDNGSGIAPEHRERIGEPFFTTKLTGEGLGLGLSIATTIVRECGGEIRFAEVPGGGTSAIVSVPLGRRDAGNLEAAQ; this is encoded by the coding sequence ATGACGCGCACCATCGGCCGCATGACGTTCGCCATGCTTGTGGCGACCTGCATCGCGCCCTTCGTCGCCTATCACCTGGCAAGCGGCGTCGCCATCGGCGCGCTCGAAGGTCAGCTCCAGCGCAGCCTCGTCCTGACCAATCGCGCCATCGAAACGGAGATCGAGCGCTTCCGCTACCTGCCGATGGTGATCGGCGAGGACGCGCGCATCCGCGCGATAGCCGGGCCGGAGCGCGGCGAGACGACCCTCGCCGCCGCGAACGCCTATCTGGAGACCATCGTCCGGCAGGCCGGCCCCGCCGACCTTTACGTGCTCGACGCCCGCGGCGTCACCCTTGCGGCCAGCAACCATGCAACGCCGGAGAGTTTCGTCGGGCAGGATTACAGTTTCCGCCCGTATTTCCGCAACGCGATGCGCAAAGGAGAGGGCCGCTACTACGCCATTGGCGTGACGACCGGCAAGCCCGGCTATTTCCTCGCCTCGCGCATCGATATCGCCGGCAAGCCGCCCATCGTCGTCGTCGTCAAGGCGGACCTGTCGCCGCTGGAGCTGACCTGGGAGGCAGCCGGCGTACAGACCGCCATCGCCGACCGCTGGGGCATCGTCTTCCTCTCTGGCAATCCGGACTGGAAATATCGTCCACTGGCGCCGCTCGGGACGGAAGCTTCGGTGCGGCTCGCGGCGGAACGCACCTACGAGGGCGCCGACCTTGCGGCACGCAGGCCGATCCTGCCGGAAGGGGTCGGCCTGCCCTCCGGCGCCCTGGAGGACCCAGCGCTCCATCTCGAAGAAGGCGGTGCACCGCTGCTCGCCCGCTTCTCGACGGTGGAGCCGGACGGCTGGCGCGTGCTGGCGGCGAGCGGCACTGGGGATACCGCCAAGCTCGCAGGCTTCTGGGCGCTCGCCGCGCTGATCACCGGCCTTTTGGCGACAGGCACGCTCTACTTCCTGCACCAGCACGCCCAAATCATCCGTATGCGGCTGCGTCAAGGCGAACTGCTCGAACGCATGGTGGCCGAGCGCACGCGGGATCTCGCCTGCGAGATCGACATGCGCCGCAGGACCGAGGACGAACTGCGCCACGCGCAGGAGGGCCTCATCCATTCGGAAAAGATGGCGGCGCTCGGCCGCATGTCCGCGGCGATCGTGCACGAGGTCAGCCAGCCGCTCGCCGCGCTCGATGCCACCCTCGCAACGGCCGGCGTGCTGGCCGGCAAGCAGGAGGCCGGGGCCGCCGGCGAACGCATCGTCGACGCGCGCTCCCTCGTCCGGCGCATGCAACGTACCGTCAAGCACCTGAAGACCTTCGCCCGCAAGGACGCCTCGGAGCTGGAGGACGTTTCGATCGACAGCGTCATCGGCAACGTGGTGGACCTCGCCGTCCCGCGTACGAAAAGCCTCGGCATCACCCCCGTCATCGAGGCACAGGCCCCCTCGCCCATCGTGATCGCCGTCGCGCTGAAGCTCGAACAGGCGATGCTCAATCTCCTGCTGAACGCGCTGGATGCCGTCGAGGGGCGCCCCGACCCCGCCATCACGATCCGGCGCACGCAGGATTCGGATCGCGTCGAGGTAGCGATCATCGACAACGGATCGGGCATCGCGCCGGAACATCGCGAGCGCATCGGCGAACCCTTCTTTACCACTAAGCTGACGGGCGAAGGCCTCGGCCTCGGCCTGTCCATCGCCACGACGATCGTGCGCGAATGCGGCGGCGAGATCCGGTTCGCCGAAGTGCCGGGCGGAGGGACCTCCGCTATCGTCTCCGTGCCGCTCGGCAGGCGTGACGCCGGCAACCTGGAGGCGGCGCAATGA
- a CDS encoding DUF1850 domain-containing protein: protein MSALLCMAGGKAIVLAAGLFTLSWTHSVEKTAWQELWAVTPDGLVLREARVKGSGAGMEPGEGARRQDGWWVWEPHAAPLAELVLASSGATGSGWMLCAGDDCRELGHDKGEPIVLRSCPAATLKESGK from the coding sequence ATGAGCGCACTGCTGTGCATGGCGGGCGGCAAGGCCATCGTCCTTGCCGCCGGCCTTTTTACCCTGAGCTGGACCCATTCGGTGGAGAAGACCGCATGGCAAGAACTCTGGGCCGTCACGCCGGATGGTCTGGTGCTGCGGGAGGCGCGCGTAAAGGGCTCGGGCGCCGGCATGGAGCCCGGCGAAGGCGCGCGCCGACAGGACGGCTGGTGGGTATGGGAACCGCATGCCGCCCCACTTGCCGAACTGGTGCTCGCATCGTCCGGCGCCACCGGCTCCGGCTGGATGCTCTGCGCCGGCGACGATTGCCGGGAGCTTGGCCACGACAAGGGGGAGCCCATCGTGCTACGCTCTTGCCCCGCAGCCACACTGAAGGAATCCGGCAAATGA
- a CDS encoding TRAP transporter permease produces MHDTQGSIDGAAVDLSKHDALAGAFPATPEGRLLFAIAFLFSVFQIATAAHLLDPPSQLIRAIHVGFVTVLIFPLLTAMSGRRGLVRIAAWTLSAFGAAVAAYQCYEYADLLVRAGDPLPQDIVFGVLGIGIVFAAAWALMGPALPIIAGVFLAYCLFGEYLPAPLDHRGYDFSQVIDHMAYGTEGIYGIPTLVSSSYIFLFILFGAFLEKAGMIQLFNDVSLSLVGARRGGAAKVSIISSALMGTISGSGVANVVTTGQFTIPLMKRFGYSPAFAGGVEATASMGGQIMPPVMGAVAFIMAETLGVEYHEVVKAALIPAILYFASAFWMVHLEAGKRGLLGLSRSELPSARTAIVKGWYLILPLAALIWLLFSGYTPLFAGTVGLGFTLLLILGSSIALGLPSTVVRVIFWIGLGLIAAAFFKFGIKVVVVALAALIVANAVWKGGRETLVICRDALAEGAKTALPVAIACALVGIIIGTMTLTGAANTFGQFIVSVGGKSLFLSLLLTMVTCLVLGMGIPTIPNYIITSSIAGPALLELGVPLIVSHMFVFYFGILADLTPPVALACFAAAPIARESGLKISFEAIKVAAAGFVIPFMAVYSPALMLQDGGAIAASLGYPAAVAYIVFKTGFAIALWGAAVIGFAAVRLTLFERVLATAASFSTLAALPLTDEIGFALGAAFAVLIWRKARAAEPKAA; encoded by the coding sequence ATGCACGACACCCAAGGATCGATCGACGGCGCCGCCGTCGATCTCAGCAAGCATGATGCGCTCGCGGGCGCATTTCCCGCGACTCCGGAAGGACGCCTGCTCTTTGCAATTGCCTTCTTGTTCTCCGTCTTCCAGATCGCGACGGCCGCGCATCTTCTCGATCCGCCGAGCCAGCTCATCCGAGCGATCCATGTCGGCTTCGTCACCGTCCTGATCTTTCCATTGCTCACCGCCATGTCCGGCCGCCGCGGCCTAGTGCGCATCGCCGCCTGGACGCTTTCGGCGTTCGGGGCGGCCGTGGCCGCCTACCAGTGCTACGAATATGCGGACCTTCTGGTGCGCGCGGGCGATCCCCTGCCGCAGGACATCGTCTTCGGAGTCCTGGGAATCGGCATCGTCTTCGCCGCCGCTTGGGCCTTGATGGGACCGGCGCTGCCGATCATCGCCGGCGTCTTCCTCGCCTATTGTCTGTTCGGTGAATACCTGCCCGCTCCGCTCGACCACCGCGGCTACGACTTCTCCCAGGTCATCGACCACATGGCCTACGGGACGGAGGGCATCTACGGCATCCCGACGCTGGTATCGTCCAGCTATATCTTCCTCTTCATCCTGTTCGGCGCCTTCCTGGAGAAGGCGGGCATGATCCAGCTCTTCAACGATGTCTCGCTCAGCCTCGTCGGTGCGCGGCGGGGCGGGGCGGCGAAGGTCTCGATCATCTCTTCCGCCCTGATGGGTACGATCTCCGGCTCGGGCGTCGCCAATGTCGTCACCACCGGCCAGTTCACGATCCCGCTGATGAAGCGGTTCGGCTACAGCCCGGCCTTTGCCGGCGGCGTGGAGGCGACCGCCTCCATGGGTGGCCAGATCATGCCGCCCGTCATGGGCGCCGTCGCCTTCATCATGGCCGAAACGCTCGGCGTCGAATATCACGAGGTCGTCAAGGCCGCCCTCATTCCCGCGATCCTCTACTTCGCCTCCGCCTTCTGGATGGTGCATCTGGAAGCCGGAAAGCGCGGCCTTCTCGGACTGTCCAGAAGCGAGCTGCCCTCGGCACGCACAGCCATCGTCAAGGGTTGGTATCTGATCCTGCCGCTTGCCGCGCTCATCTGGCTGCTCTTCTCCGGCTATACGCCGCTTTTCGCCGGCACGGTGGGCCTCGGCTTCACCCTGCTGCTCATTCTCGGCAGCTCGATCGCTCTCGGCCTTCCCTCGACGGTCGTCAGGGTCATCTTCTGGATCGGCCTCGGTCTCATCGCCGCCGCCTTCTTCAAGTTCGGCATAAAGGTCGTGGTGGTCGCCCTTGCCGCGCTGATCGTCGCCAATGCCGTCTGGAAAGGCGGGCGCGAGACGCTCGTAATCTGCCGCGATGCGCTGGCGGAAGGCGCCAAGACCGCGCTGCCGGTGGCCATCGCCTGCGCGCTCGTCGGCATCATCATCGGTACGATGACGCTGACCGGCGCGGCCAACACCTTCGGCCAGTTCATCGTTTCGGTCGGCGGCAAGAGCCTGTTCCTGTCGCTGCTGCTGACCATGGTGACGTGCCTCGTTCTCGGCATGGGCATCCCGACGATCCCGAACTACATTATCACCTCGTCCATCGCGGGTCCGGCGCTTCTCGAACTCGGCGTGCCGCTGATCGTCAGCCATATGTTCGTGTTCTATTTCGGCATTCTCGCCGACCTGACACCGCCGGTGGCGCTCGCCTGCTTCGCCGCCGCGCCCATCGCCCGCGAGAGCGGCCTGAAGATATCCTTCGAGGCCATCAAGGTGGCCGCGGCGGGCTTCGTCATTCCGTTCATGGCGGTCTATTCCCCGGCACTCATGCTCCAGGACGGCGGCGCGATTGCCGCCTCCCTCGGCTATCCGGCGGCGGTCGCCTACATCGTCTTCAAGACGGGCTTCGCGATTGCCCTGTGGGGCGCTGCAGTGATCGGCTTCGCCGCCGTCCGGCTCACGCTCTTCGAGCGCGTGCTGGCGACGGCCGCGTCCTTCTCCACGCTCGCCGCGCTGCCCTTGACGGACGAGATCGGCTTCGCGCTCGGAGCCGCCTTCGCCGTCCTCATCTGGCGCAAGGCTCGCGCGGCCGAGCCGAAAGCGGCCTGA
- a CDS encoding TAXI family TRAP transporter solute-binding subunit, which produces MKKAVKRAAIAAVATLAMAASVTSARSDEFINVLTGGTSGVYYPLGVALSKIYGDKIEGSRVQVQATKASVENLNLLQQGRGEIAFALGDSVKLAWEGDAEAGFKAPLDKLRGIAAIYPNYIQIMASKESGIATLADFKGKSLSVGAPKSGTELNARAILTAAGMSYDDLGKTEYLPFAESVELMKNRQLDATLQSAGLGVSSFKDLATSLDVQMVAVPEDIATKLGAPYIAATVPAGTYQGQDKDVPTVAVVNFLVTHSEVSDETAYQMTKQLFENLPAMVAAHKAAEQIDLKEALKGMPIPLHPGAERFYKEKGLL; this is translated from the coding sequence ATGAAGAAAGCCGTCAAACGCGCCGCCATCGCGGCTGTCGCCACCCTGGCCATGGCCGCGTCCGTCACATCGGCGCGGTCCGACGAATTCATCAACGTCCTGACCGGCGGCACGTCCGGGGTGTATTATCCGCTCGGCGTCGCCCTGTCCAAGATCTACGGCGACAAGATCGAAGGCTCGCGCGTCCAGGTCCAGGCGACCAAGGCGTCGGTCGAGAACCTGAACCTGCTGCAGCAGGGCCGTGGCGAGATCGCCTTCGCGCTCGGCGATTCCGTTAAGCTCGCCTGGGAGGGCGACGCCGAGGCCGGGTTCAAGGCGCCGCTCGACAAACTGCGCGGCATCGCCGCTATCTATCCCAACTACATCCAGATCATGGCGTCAAAGGAATCGGGCATCGCCACGCTTGCCGACTTCAAGGGCAAGAGCCTTTCGGTCGGCGCGCCAAAATCCGGCACGGAGCTCAACGCCCGCGCCATCCTGACGGCCGCCGGCATGAGCTATGACGACCTTGGCAAGACGGAATACCTGCCGTTCGCCGAATCCGTCGAACTGATGAAGAACCGCCAGCTCGACGCCACGCTGCAATCGGCAGGCCTCGGCGTCTCATCCTTCAAGGACCTTGCCACCTCGCTCGACGTCCAGATGGTCGCCGTTCCGGAAGACATCGCCACCAAGCTCGGTGCGCCCTACATCGCCGCCACCGTTCCGGCGGGCACCTACCAGGGCCAGGACAAGGACGTTCCGACGGTCGCCGTCGTCAACTTCCTCGTGACCCATTCGGAGGTTTCGGACGAGACCGCCTACCAGATGACCAAACAGCTCTTCGAGAACCTTCCGGCCATGGTCGCCGCGCACAAAGCGGCCGAGCAGATCGACCTCAAGGAGGCGCTGAAGGGCATGCCGATCCCACTGCATCCTGGCGCCGAGCGCTTCTACAAGGAAAAGGGGCTGCTCTGA
- a CDS encoding glycine betaine ABC transporter substrate-binding protein: MLRKSFVATALIGLSFLPAGVIAAASTSAIANAQDAAACGTEKKIDIAEMTWPSAAALAHIHAIILEHGYGCSVEIVTGDTVPTSASMISRGTPAVAPELWTSTVEEAWEKGIADGIVVKLGDAITDGTVEGWFIPRYMQEKHPELKSAEAVIARPDLFPDPENGDKGRLYSCPPGWACELSTSALYEAFDMSGKGWNLFSPGSGGALDASIARAFTREEPILFYYWGPTSILGKFDAVQLDLGPAKPDVYACNTDTDCTDAPGITAYPSSPAIIGAASWLPKEAPAVAAYMAKAGLSNAQISKLLVYGDENKADAAETARNFLKTEQDVWTGWVPVEVAEKVRAFLK; the protein is encoded by the coding sequence ATGCTTAGAAAATCGTTTGTCGCTACCGCTCTGATTGGTCTTTCCTTTCTCCCTGCTGGCGTGATTGCTGCCGCTTCTACGAGTGCAATTGCAAACGCGCAGGATGCTGCTGCATGTGGTACCGAGAAGAAGATCGACATAGCCGAGATGACCTGGCCATCGGCGGCGGCGCTTGCGCATATCCATGCGATCATCCTGGAGCACGGTTACGGCTGCTCGGTCGAGATTGTGACGGGCGACACGGTTCCGACCTCCGCATCGATGATTTCGCGCGGCACGCCTGCCGTTGCACCGGAACTTTGGACCAGCACGGTCGAGGAAGCCTGGGAGAAGGGCATTGCAGACGGTATCGTCGTCAAGCTCGGCGATGCCATCACAGACGGCACGGTCGAGGGCTGGTTCATTCCGCGCTACATGCAGGAAAAGCATCCCGAACTGAAGAGCGCCGAAGCGGTGATCGCTCGGCCCGACCTTTTCCCGGACCCGGAGAACGGCGACAAGGGGCGGCTGTATTCGTGCCCTCCCGGCTGGGCGTGTGAGCTGTCTACCTCGGCACTCTATGAAGCCTTCGATATGTCCGGCAAGGGGTGGAACCTATTCTCGCCAGGCTCCGGCGGGGCTCTCGATGCCTCGATTGCGCGCGCCTTCACCCGCGAGGAACCGATCCTGTTCTACTACTGGGGGCCAACCTCGATCCTCGGTAAATTCGATGCGGTCCAGCTCGACCTCGGCCCGGCAAAGCCGGACGTCTATGCCTGCAATACGGACACCGACTGCACGGACGCCCCGGGCATCACCGCTTACCCGTCTTCCCCGGCGATTATCGGCGCTGCGTCCTGGTTGCCGAAGGAAGCGCCGGCCGTCGCCGCTTATATGGCCAAGGCCGGCCTGAGCAATGCCCAGATCAGTAAGCTTCTCGTCTATGGCGACGAGAACAAGGCCGATGCGGCCGAAACCGCTCGCAACTTCCTCAAGACGGAGCAGGACGTTTGGACGGGCTGGGTTCCGGTCGAGGTTGCCGAGAAGGTACGCGCCTTCCTGAAGTGA
- a CDS encoding proline/glycine betaine ABC transporter permease, which produces MFPELIDTRPLRRTVDDGLSWVVRNWGGELETAAYPLLMLLNWIERLLIATPWWLFIAFFVGLAFMATRNWRLPLVVFLGLVFLGLMQLWRDAMITTALMIAATLTAIVISIPVGVWMSRSDRVRQMVTPVLDLMQTLPSFVYLIPTVMIFGPGKIPALLATIVYASPPLIRLTDLGLRNVDPAVMEASRAFGTSATQRLFGVQIPLALPTILAGINQTTMMALAMVVIASMIGAGGLGYQVLQGIGRLEVSRGLFAGLGIVALAIVFDRITQAYGRRLQERIGVGEVR; this is translated from the coding sequence ATGTTTCCGGAACTGATCGACACAAGGCCGCTCAGGCGCACCGTCGACGACGGGTTGAGCTGGGTGGTGCGCAACTGGGGCGGCGAGCTTGAAACCGCGGCCTATCCATTGCTGATGCTGCTGAACTGGATCGAGCGCCTGCTCATCGCGACGCCGTGGTGGCTGTTCATCGCCTTCTTCGTCGGCCTCGCCTTCATGGCGACACGCAATTGGCGACTGCCGCTTGTCGTCTTCCTGGGACTGGTTTTCCTCGGCCTGATGCAATTGTGGCGTGACGCGATGATAACCACGGCGCTGATGATTGCTGCCACGCTGACGGCGATCGTCATTTCCATTCCGGTCGGCGTGTGGATGTCGCGTTCGGACCGTGTCCGCCAGATGGTGACGCCCGTGCTCGACCTGATGCAGACCCTGCCGAGCTTCGTCTACCTCATTCCGACGGTGATGATCTTCGGGCCGGGCAAGATACCCGCGCTGCTCGCCACCATAGTCTACGCATCGCCACCGCTAATCCGCTTGACGGATCTCGGCCTGCGCAACGTGGACCCGGCGGTGATGGAGGCGAGCCGCGCGTTCGGCACCTCGGCCACGCAACGTTTGTTCGGGGTGCAAATTCCCCTTGCGCTGCCCACCATCCTCGCCGGCATCAACCAGACGACGATGATGGCGCTCGCCATGGTCGTCATCGCCTCGATGATCGGTGCGGGCGGCCTCGGCTATCAGGTGCTTCAGGGCATCGGCCGGCTTGAGGTCAGCCGCGGGCTGTTCGCCGGTCTCGGCATCGTCGCACTCGCCATCGTGTTCGATCGCATCACTCAGGCCTATGGGCGCCGTCTCCAGGAGCGGATCGGCGTTGGGGAGGTTCGCTGA